The genomic window ctacaaacattcacatcaataattcaatcattatgtatctacataaacgaataaataattgcgtctacacatatgtaccatgtacgaatacgagcagcggagagtcaatgcactaacacatgcatatatctgagaagtttgagagctactggactagtagattctggaagcgcctaaaagatgtataaaattgtgcaattttagttatagctaagaagtttgagagctcatggacaatgctagtagattctggaaaaatgcgaacgaggaaaccaaagggtataaaaggcaacagatgtagaggcgctaaaattcagtttgagttgagctatcaatcagtttgattaagcacgcgatctggcggctaatagtagagtttcatttgagttatcaatcagtttggttattaagccagcgagtagcaaagtataagtgttattgtgaagtactttaccaaaggccatttttccattattcaatattggagttatttattcaacagtttagtgattcgaacttagcagaggattgcaaataagaggatttgcagcaaattcgttacaattggtgtcagaagaggaattgttgaataaattccgaagacttcgaataaacttggacatggcaaagttcagtgaattgaagatccagcaactaaagaaggagttggagagccgtggattgaatacaagcggcgttaaacttgaacttcaggcacggctacgagaggcaacgtaagcggaaggaattgatgtggaagagtaagactttcatcttgatggcgaggaagtaacaaaaattgaagagaaaaacgaaacatcgcagacagttacgagcagagacttgaacatgattttggctgcaatatctgctcaaacatcgacaatgtcatcacagatggaatcccaagagacacgaataacatcgaaaatttaagcacaagaaacgcatatgtcagaaatgtcgacacagattacatccaagatggaaacgcaattggaagaacagaagacatatatggcatcccaactggaatcgcaggagacacgcatatcatcaaagatggaagaacaagaggagcgcttatcattgcaggcggcacaaatgtcttcacagttagaagcacaggaagcaagggtaacatcaaagcttgaagcgcaggatgcaaaaatcgctcaatttcaggcagaagtcgatgatttgaaaggtcgtatggagcagttgcaattaaatcgtccagcagtttcagcgagtaatccaaaggtaaaaacaccatcctttgacggttctgttcctttccaggtctttaagctacagtttgagaagaccgcagcagtgaacaactggaatgtggaagataaagttgccgcactcttcgtagcattgaaaggaccagctgccgaaatcttacagactattccagagtacgaacggaaccgttatgacgcattgatggctgctgtagaacggcgatacggaagcgaacacaggaaacagatatttcaaatagaattgcaaaaccgctaccaaaaagctaacgagactttgcaggagtttgcttctgacattgaaagattggctcatcttgcaaatgcggatgcacccgtgcaatacacggaaagagtgaagattcagagctttataaatggcatacgggacgtcgaaacgaagcgagccacatacgcgaacccaaagcaaacattttctgaaacggtatcccatgcattgactcaagaaacggcgtcattattgagtaaaccagcatacaaagctcatcgtgtggaagtagaaaggccagagtgggtagatacaattttggaagctctgaagggatcacaacagaaaaatgccggagttatgaaatgtttcaagtgcggtaacccagatcacattgcacgtcattgcagtagcaattccaatagttccaacaatgtgtgtggtcgtaaacgcagagcagaaggagatgagcaaatctccaagacaaatcaatcgttaaactaaagcgagtcagccgcaaggggcgacagctggctccctcaattgaatgccccataatctctatctcacaaattggaagaaggtcaaacaatcttactgtcggaggacatgtggatggaaaggaacgtttactgactgtagatacgggtgcatctcattccatcattcgagcggatttagtcaacaagatgataagaccattgcatggagcaagattgcgtacagccactggagaagacagcacggttctaggagaagtatcgtgtgaagtcgcaattgggaacgtcacggtagtacacaattttatagtggcagagattgttgatgaaatcataattggagtggacttcttaatcgaccagggcatcaagatcgacatgcaaagcaagacgatgcgatataaaaacatggatgtaccacttaatttcggctacgagagaggttacagcagtaaacgagtgatggtggaagagagtcagcaaataccagcaaaatcagaagcagtcatctgggcaaaggttgatggagattgtgggacaaacaaattgtgggttgtcgaagcagcaaataaatcaccactgaatatacttgtaggaaaaaccctggctatgacaaaacaagatggacgtattccggtaagagtactcaatgagttcaagtcaccactcaaactgaccaaaggagctattttgggaagatggcaagaggctgaagtagttattaactgtgaacagctccaggaacacgtttcatctagtaatactgatctttcaaatgacaccacggcatggacgcaggggctagaggaagcctatcagagtaaggcaaaacaactgctcctaaagtacacgaacatatttgaccaggatggttccaaaccaggccgcaccaatgttgtgaaacatcaaatggacactggagatgcgaggccgatccgtcaagctccacgtagtattccactggcgaagcgggaagttgtgagtcaaatcatacacgaaatgagcgacagcggcgtcattgaaccatcagctagtccatggagctcaccggtagtacttgtaaagaagaaggatggaaaaatgaggttttgcgtggactaccggaagttgaatgacgtaacaaaaaaggatagctacccattaccaagaattgacgacactctggactcgctatctggtacgaaatggttttccacgctggacttgaaaagcggccactggcaagtggaggtgaaggaggaagataaagagaaaacagccttcagtgtcggtgatggtctttggcaatttacagttatgccttttggactttgtaatgcaccagctacttttgagagactcatggaccaggtactgaaaggactacattggaaaacatgcttgttgtacctggacgacatcatcgtattgggtaagaactttgatgaacatcttaagaatttggaggaagtcttccagagaatagctggcgctagtctgaagttaagtcccaaaaagtgtgcgatgtttaaaaaggaagtaaattatttgggtcacaaggtaacgacagagggcatctgcacagcgaacgaaaagatagaggctgtaaaggattggccaagaccacagaaccttcatgaattaagaagtttccttgggctgtgcacatattaccgccgatttgtaccaaatttttccagcgtatcccatagcctccatgagcttccATGGAAAAATAAAGCtcttgaatggaagaaggagcaagaagtggctttccaaacattgaaggagcgtttgtgcactaccccaatgttagcatatccgataccaggagcaacatttattctagatacagatgcgagtggatatgctataggaggcgttttatcacaactggtcgatggacaggagaaggtagttgcatattacagccgttcgattggaaaaccagagaggaactactgtgttacgcggagagagctgtttgCATTGgtggagtgcattaaacattttcacaaattcctctacggccagcgattccgtgtcaggacagatcacgcagcattgaaatggcttctgcagttccgtaatccggaaggacaattggcacggtggatcgagcgacttcaaagctatgacttttccattgagcatcgaaaaggtagtacccatgggaatgccgatgcaatgtcacgaaggccatgtagtttggaatgcaagcactgttcaaaggccgaggctaaagaagacattatagatgtccggctaatgactataacgtgcacggatgaatgggacaaggaacaactaagaaagtgtcagctagaagatgcagatgtgtcacatgttatgcaagagctcgaacgaaacgaaagaccaagcagagaggagatgtcagcagagagtcccattgcgaattcatattgggcacagtggaacagtttagaattgatatccggttgcttgcatcgagtatgggagagtgaggatggtcaatgcaagaagaaactgatagttgttcccagaaagaggattcctgacgtgctcagcgaactgcacaatggtccaagtggaggtcatcttggaatcaccaaggtactcgagaaaattaagcagagattctattgggttggttgccgtcagtcggtcaccgagtggattgccaattgcgaggtatgcaacagagcgaaagggcccaaaacccgaagtcatggccagatgaagcagtatatttcaggtgcaccatttgaaaggatcgccatggatgtcgcaggcccatttcctactagcaaccgcggaaacaattacgtactggtggttatggattatttcagtaaatggccagaggtatacccaatcccaaaccaagaagcagaaacagtagcagaagtggttaaaaacgaatgggttgcaaggtatggtgtaccaatggagttacattctgaccaaggcaggaattttgaatcagctgtgttccaagaaatgtgcaagaagttgggcattcgaaaaacacggacaactgcattacatcctcagtccgatggtatggtggaacgtttcaatagaacattggaggagcatttaaggaaagtagtagacaagtaccataaggactgggatacacacatatcattattcttgatggcctaccgatcggcagtacatgacacaacgggccaaactcccgcaaaggtaatttttggcaatgaccttcgactgccagctgatttgaaatatgggatagatgccaatgcggagaggaatgtcaagaaatccactgatgtcttagaagaagagctgagagagatacacgatctggtaagacaacgagcaaaaattatgagtgacaagatgaaagcgaggtacgataaagcaattaattcggaagggtttcaggaaggagatttggtgctgctatacaacccacaacgaaaaaaaggtttgtccccgaaattgcagtgtaactgggaaggcccatacaaagttgtaaaacggatcaacgatgtagtgtaccgcatacaaaccactaccaaaccacgaaccaaaatgaaagtggttcatttggagagattaacagcgtttagatcgagagatttgcctgatcgggacgatcagacttaggtggagggcactgtcatggatattagcatcactaagctataccatcactaaggcgatgctaaggccatgccaagcagtatttacgttaataatcaaatcatgtatacacatatataaggcagccgaaagaaatgttacacacagatgcatttacttatacgcctatgtgtactcgagagactgtaaactacaaacattcacatcaataattcaatcattatgtatctacataaacgaataaataattgcgtctacacatatgtaccatgtacgaatacgagcagcggagagtcaatgtactaacacatgcatatatctgagaagtttgagagctactggactagtagattctggaagcgcctaaaagatgtataaaattgtgcaattttagttatagctgagaagtttgagagctcatggacaatgctagtggattctggaaaaatgcgaacgaggaaacgaaagggtataaaaggcaacagatgtagaggcgctaaaattcagtttgagttgagctatcaatcagtttgattaagcacgcgatctggcggctaatagtagagtttcatttgagttatcaatcagtttggttattaagccagcgagtagcaaagtataagtgttattgtgaagtactttaataaaggccatttttccattattcaatattggagttatttattcaacagtttagtgattcgaacttagcagaggattgcaaataaggggaattgcagtaaattcgttacaatatgtatgcaaCGAAAGAAAAATTAAGCTCAAACCTGGTAAGTGCGTGAAAAACTTGCAAAGTTGTAGACGAAAAGTTCTAAGGTCTAATAAATGGTCAGATTCTCACTGCTGCATCAAAAACCCCTATCTCGGCACAATACAAAAGTTTGGAGATAGGGGTTTCTCTAAACGAATTCTGAAATCGGGCGTTTTgaaaacaaattcatacatacataggtcGTTTTCGAACTTACCGCCGAGATAGGTTGATATTCTACTCAGCAATCCATATAAACTTGGTTTCCGACtctatataaaaacacattctccTTTCTAGATTTCTTTTTGTAAGCATCATATCTCTTATTTTTCTACTTACAGCCGAACACGCATGGGTATCTACAAACGTATTCAGCTCATTGCCAGAATTTGCCATTCGTGCTGGCCAAGACTCAGATGGTGATCCAATCTACGTTGGTCGTGCTTTCCACAATGGTGACATATTACCTTGCAAAATTGTGCCTAACAAACAACAAGCCTATGTTGCATGGGGTGGTGAGGAAATTAGTAAGGTCGATATTGAAGTACTAACAGGCCATCATTACACCTGGGTCCCCGCTTCGGGCGGTCATGTGCCACCACATGCGCTGCGTGTCGGTCAAACTGGCGATGGTGAACCACTGTACATTGGGCGCGGACATTTTAATGGTAGTCTTACACCCGGCAAAATACATCCTTCACATGGTTGTCTCTATATTCCATATGGTGGACGTGAACAGAAATTGGAAAGTTATGAAGCTCTAACACAACCTGAAACTTGGGTGAGCTCGTCGGGTGATAATATTATACCTGGCGCGATTCATGCTGGTGTTGATGCAGATGGTGATGCGATCTTTGTGGGACGTGCTTATCATGAAGGTGATATATTGCCTGCCAAGGTTATACCAAGCAAAAGATGTGCTTATGTTCCGTGGGGTGGTCGTGAAATAGTTAAGCATGATTACGAATTATTGGTTGGTTACGGTTATGGTTGGGTACCCGATGCAAATGGTGCAGTACCACCAGGTGCGGTTGTCTGTGGTCGCACCGGCGATGGTGAACCGTTGTATATTGGACGTGGTCATTATGCGGGCAGTACAACACCTGGCAAGATTCATACATCACATGGTTGTTTGTATATACCTTTTGGAGGTCAAGAAGTTAGACTGCCCCACTACGAGGTTTTGGTACGCGTTTAACCGAGAACAGCGTTCTTAAATGGAATTAaattgtgtattaattaaaattatgtattaatttggtattgtaatttttttaaataaataaaaataaatacaactattttatttttagaatGTATGCCATGGTAGATGAGAACGTGACAGCGCAAAGGGTAGTGATTTGCAAATCGATGTCTGATAAATGGATCCACGCCTTTCAGATTTCGCTTAAAATATTTTCTCTAGGTGGCACCATCAACTGAAAATATCTTACGGAGAGCAGTTAAGCAAGTTGACGGCCGCAAACGTTCGAGGCTCGAAAAAAGTGTTCTGGTGACGGGGTAGTAGCAGAAGGTGTCAGTACTCCTTCCCCTTTCGGTTGCAGTTTTTGCTGTTGCAACATCTAATATCTGATTTTTTCATTGGCAGGCCGCCgtgttgtggtggtagcgtggTCCGCCCACCACATCGAGGGTCCTGCAACATTGAAATTGAGattaaagttttttcaattagaaacaatttATCTTAGCGGGGTCACCCCCCAGCAGTGGCTCAGCAAACAATTCCATCGTACTTGAAAATTTATCAGCCTTGTAGATGCCGCCCGGAGTTGGCATACAACCTGTAGCTCTCTTCCCGCAAATTTCTaggaaaaaggaaagaaaattctTTTTGCGAGTTTTGAGTAAATTTCTGCCTTGGGGAACTTACCTACAAAAACGGCTTCTTTTGTTGCGAGATGGTGTAAAAGTTGTATGAGCTTCCAAATAATAGTGCAAACAAATTAAAGTTTGATAGCGCAAATGAGGGAAGACGctcgcatatacatacatacacaaaatcACACGAAACTTGTCTTTATGGCGTGCTACTACCCACTCGCCTTT from Eurosta solidaginis isolate ZX-2024a chromosome 3, ASM4086904v1, whole genome shotgun sequence includes these protein-coding regions:
- the LOC137246942 gene encoding uncharacterized protein isoform X2 — translated: MAEHAWVSTNVFSSLPEFAIRAGQDSDGDPIYVGRAFHNGDILPCKIVPNKQQAYVAWGGEEISKVDIEVLTGHHYTWVPASGGHVPPHALRVGQTGDGEPLYIGRGHFNGSLTPGKIHPSHGCLYIPYGGREQKLESYEALTQPETWVSSSGDNIIPGAIHAGVDADGDAIFVGRAYHEGDILPAKVIPSKRCAYVPWGGREIVKHDYELLVGYGYGWVPDANGAVPPGAVVCGRTGDGEPLYIGRGHYAGSTTPGKIHTSHGCLYIPFGGQEVRLPHYEVLVRV